The following coding sequences are from one Desulfurococcus sp. window:
- a CDS encoding DUF460 domain-containing protein, whose translation MGVDIEPGSSPGSGRQPRYSVVILRDGEIIASFESIEIHRLLRLVLEYHVDTIAVDNVYELAPSESSLRRLLELLPSGVKVVQVTGPPGSTRSMGEIARELGVSAPQTPLKTAYVNALAAYKGVGSQLKIFSEKTKIVVTKGRSVSQGGMSRDRFLRSIRASIIQATRDLKRVLDEEGLDYDMMLKKSKGGLERSVFIVYAPRERLYGLVKPFKYKNVRIIVKPYRSRRLFTDERELRRPVIVGVDPGMSAGVAVITLDGEPLLAVSVKNPDRDEIIEAVAKLGKPVIVAVDVAKPPETVVKLASMLNAILYTPEQDISVEDKNRIAKEYAEKYSLDIPDSHARDALAAAVKAYNSYRNTIEEVKSKLASIRGVDKYSLIAEVLKGRPLSEVLEEYFKRSVAHEQPVVEWRREQPAQQGCSKLVESVNALEALVRRLLEEKERREQYIRDLELELKLARSRKPGIEEYERRISLLEAEVEALRRRIEDKDSVVRELYSKLLALEEWIVELGRGELLLLPKAGALREWKGAVKGVYMEKACNIPSELKKMLVESKGFIVSPIVEVDSLKERIPVVKPVVVHEVGDYVLVDRGVSEKAGELWRRIEELEEIERRERILKMIEEYQKSRFKTPLS comes from the coding sequence ATGGGCGTTGACATAGAGCCCGGCTCATCCCCCGGCAGCGGGAGGCAGCCACGGTACTCGGTAGTTATACTCAGGGATGGGGAGATCATAGCATCCTTTGAATCAATCGAGATACACAGGCTGCTGAGGCTGGTATTAGAGTACCATGTTGATACAATAGCAGTTGACAACGTGTACGAGCTAGCACCCTCCGAGTCATCTCTTAGAAGACTCCTAGAGCTACTCCCCAGCGGGGTTAAAGTAGTACAGGTTACAGGGCCTCCCGGCTCCACAAGGAGCATGGGCGAGATTGCCAGGGAGCTAGGGGTTTCAGCACCTCAAACCCCGCTTAAAACAGCCTACGTGAATGCTCTAGCAGCCTACAAGGGTGTAGGCTCCCAGTTAAAAATATTCTCTGAGAAGACGAAGATAGTGGTTACGAAGGGGAGGAGTGTTAGCCAGGGCGGGATGAGCAGGGATAGATTCCTCAGGAGTATAAGAGCAAGTATAATCCAGGCGACAAGGGATTTAAAGCGGGTTCTAGACGAGGAGGGGTTAGACTACGATATGATGTTAAAGAAGAGTAAGGGGGGTTTAGAGAGAAGTGTCTTCATAGTTTACGCTCCACGGGAGAGGCTTTACGGTTTAGTCAAGCCCTTCAAGTACAAGAATGTAAGGATTATTGTTAAACCCTACAGGAGTAGAAGACTCTTTACAGATGAGAGGGAGCTGAGAAGGCCTGTTATAGTAGGCGTTGACCCGGGGATGAGTGCGGGTGTAGCAGTAATCACTTTAGACGGTGAACCCCTCCTCGCTGTAAGCGTGAAGAACCCTGATAGAGATGAAATAATTGAAGCGGTAGCTAAGCTAGGTAAACCTGTTATAGTAGCAGTAGATGTCGCTAAGCCCCCTGAAACAGTCGTTAAGCTGGCAAGCATGCTCAACGCTATACTCTACACTCCAGAGCAGGATATCAGTGTTGAAGACAAGAATAGGATTGCAAAGGAGTACGCTGAAAAGTACTCTCTAGATATACCTGACTCCCATGCCCGGGACGCCTTAGCGGCAGCTGTGAAAGCATACAATAGCTACAGGAATACAATTGAGGAGGTTAAATCAAAACTTGCATCAATAAGAGGAGTCGATAAGTACTCGCTGATAGCAGAAGTCTTGAAGGGCAGGCCTCTCAGCGAAGTCCTCGAGGAATACTTTAAGAGAAGCGTGGCACACGAGCAGCCTGTAGTAGAGTGGAGGAGAGAGCAGCCGGCTCAGCAGGGATGTAGTAAGCTAGTGGAGAGCGTGAATGCTCTTGAAGCACTAGTCCGGAGGCTCTTAGAGGAGAAGGAGAGGAGAGAGCAGTACATAAGGGATCTAGAGTTAGAGTTGAAGCTAGCCCGCTCCAGGAAGCCAGGGATAGAGGAATATGAGAGGAGAATAAGCCTGCTTGAAGCAGAAGTAGAGGCCCTCAGGAGGAGAATTGAAGATAAGGATAGCGTTGTGAGAGAACTCTACAGTAAGCTGCTGGCACTTGAAGAATGGATCGTGGAGCTTGGACGCGGCGAGCTCCTACTACTACCTAAAGCAGGGGCTCTGAGAGAGTGGAAGGGGGCTGTAAAAGGCGTCTACATGGAGAAAGCCTGCAATATACCCAGCGAGCTAAAAAAGATGCTGGTGGAGTCAAAGGGCTTTATAGTCTCACCGATAGTGGAAGTAGACTCCTTAAAGGAGAGAATACCTGTGGTTAAACCCGTAGTAGTCCATGAAGTCGGAGACTACGTTCTAGTAGATAGGGGTGTTTCAGAAAAGGCGGGAGAGCTCTGGCGTAGGATAGAGGAGCTGGAGGAGATTGAGAGGCGTGAAAGAATACTCAAGATGATCGAGGAGTACCAGAAGTCTAGGTTTAAGACACCACTCTCCTAG
- a CDS encoding serine/threonine protein kinase has product MNQGEVYASLTSEDFRVLAAIEKSIARGRELAPVEVIEKISGIHEDKLALILSKLHQLKLVRRGWIAGVKAYRLTYLGYDMLAFKALAKSNVLEAIGDRVGVGKESEIYLGLAPGGVKVAVKVLRIGRTSFRKTKRLRSWSTIKPSASWYEESKLAAEREFKALKALSGIGALVPAPLGFNRHVVVTEYIEGVELYTRPELSDPGGVLGLIVDTIRKAYRDAGIVHGDLSEYNIIVSIEAEKPYIIDWPQYVYRDDPNALELLRRDVYYITRFFSKVYKVNVNPEEVFREIASRS; this is encoded by the coding sequence GTGAACCAGGGTGAAGTATACGCCTCTCTCACCAGCGAGGACTTCAGAGTACTCGCAGCCATAGAGAAGAGTATTGCTAGAGGCAGAGAGCTAGCTCCAGTTGAAGTTATCGAGAAGATAAGCGGGATCCACGAGGATAAACTAGCTTTAATTCTCAGTAAACTCCACCAGCTGAAACTAGTGAGAAGAGGCTGGATAGCTGGTGTTAAAGCCTACAGGCTAACCTACCTAGGCTACGATATGCTTGCCTTTAAAGCCCTCGCGAAAAGCAATGTACTTGAGGCTATAGGGGATAGAGTAGGCGTAGGTAAGGAGAGCGAGATATACCTCGGGCTAGCGCCAGGTGGAGTAAAAGTAGCTGTAAAAGTCTTGAGGATTGGGAGGACAAGCTTCCGTAAGACGAAGCGGCTGAGATCCTGGAGTACTATTAAACCAAGTGCATCATGGTACGAGGAGTCGAAGCTTGCTGCTGAAAGAGAGTTTAAGGCTTTGAAAGCTCTTTCAGGTATAGGGGCTCTTGTCCCGGCGCCACTGGGATTCAACAGGCACGTAGTGGTCACAGAGTATATTGAAGGAGTTGAACTCTACACGCGGCCAGAGCTAAGCGACCCCGGTGGAGTGCTGGGCTTGATAGTCGATACTATTAGAAAGGCCTACAGGGATGCAGGCATAGTACACGGGGATCTAAGCGAGTACAACATTATTGTATCGATCGAAGCTGAGAAACCATACATTATTGACTGGCCCCAATACGTCTACCGCGATGATCCAAACGCCCTTGAATTACTTAGAAGAGACGTCTACTACATCACCAGGTTTTTCAGCAAAGTCTACAAGGTTAACGTGAACCCCGAGGAGGTCTTCAGGGAGATTGCCTCGAGGTCTTAA
- a CDS encoding aminotransferase class V-fold PLP-dependent enzyme, whose translation MDVLAWLEEWSRRTPRHSDGSILGSMTTQPHPTAVKAFTEFIHVNGNDPVVFPVVREALEILVKGVGGLIKAQHGLYTSGGTESNILALYVARKLRGGETNTVVAPSTVHASVDKACALLGCRLVKIPVDPLKPVDPAVLEEYVRKYKPFAVVVTAGTTETGVVDPVREAGELAEEYNIYLHLDAAYGGLLIPFLYRRGYLSVDLKMYPGVSSISVDMHKNGGSPIPSGLLFFSEERLLEEACFNMDYMPSSRSCGLLGTRPGGAIIAAAAAYMATGVEGYEKNAVEMMENSLYLYKGLIEVPGLVAYKPILPINVFKSSLYSYEELLRMLFERRLYLYKSPSLKALRVVVAPHVTRSHLDKLINTLREIHSL comes from the coding sequence GTGGATGTTCTAGCATGGCTTGAAGAGTGGAGTCGTAGAACCCCTAGGCATAGCGACGGCTCTATACTAGGCTCCATGACAACCCAACCCCACCCTACTGCTGTTAAAGCATTCACAGAGTTCATCCACGTTAACGGTAATGACCCAGTGGTATTTCCTGTTGTAAGAGAAGCCTTAGAGATACTTGTTAAAGGTGTAGGCGGGTTAATTAAAGCCCAGCATGGACTCTACACGTCAGGGGGCACGGAATCCAATATACTCGCCCTCTACGTTGCAAGGAAGCTTAGAGGAGGCGAGACCAATACTGTTGTAGCTCCTTCAACAGTCCACGCTTCCGTGGATAAAGCCTGCGCTCTCCTAGGATGCAGGCTAGTTAAGATACCTGTTGATCCATTAAAGCCTGTGGATCCAGCTGTACTCGAGGAGTACGTGAGGAAGTACAAGCCCTTCGCGGTAGTTGTGACAGCTGGTACTACTGAGACCGGAGTAGTGGATCCTGTGAGAGAAGCCGGGGAGTTGGCGGAGGAGTATAATATATACCTCCACTTGGATGCAGCCTATGGTGGGCTGCTGATTCCATTCCTCTACAGGAGGGGGTATTTAAGCGTCGACTTAAAGATGTATCCAGGGGTTTCAAGCATCAGCGTGGATATGCATAAGAATGGAGGTAGCCCTATACCTTCAGGCCTACTCTTCTTCTCCGAGGAGAGGCTTCTCGAGGAGGCATGCTTCAACATGGATTACATGCCTTCAAGCCGCTCCTGCGGGCTGCTGGGGACTAGGCCTGGTGGTGCTATTATAGCTGCTGCAGCAGCCTACATGGCTACTGGTGTTGAAGGATACGAGAAGAATGCTGTGGAAATGATGGAGAACTCCCTCTACCTCTACAAGGGTCTCATAGAGGTGCCGGGTCTAGTAGCCTACAAGCCTATTCTACCAATCAACGTCTTCAAATCCAGCTTGTACAGCTATGAGGAGCTGCTTAGAATGCTGTTCGAGAGGAGGCTATACCTGTATAAGTCGCCGTCCCTCAAGGCTCTACGTGTTGTTGTAGCACCACATGTAACCAGAAGCCACCTGGATAAGCTAATTAATACTCTAAGAGAGATACACTCGCTGTAA
- a CDS encoding DUF2153 family protein: MDGFFENLEAWVKRQDAVKEMFKKAELNYENLDRLALITLSRAAFQHINKTIEAFDQWLKDPMIASHMPREMLVELWSKLRVILYELIDLDIEHTSKFSEHLKKLMEDNALNPLFMIEKGEREGGRRVSPTI; encoded by the coding sequence GTGGATGGATTCTTTGAGAACCTAGAAGCATGGGTTAAAAGGCAGGATGCTGTTAAAGAGATGTTTAAGAAGGCTGAGTTAAACTACGAGAACCTGGATAGACTAGCTCTTATAACTCTCTCGAGAGCAGCATTCCAGCACATCAATAAGACTATAGAGGCATTCGACCAGTGGCTGAAGGATCCAATGATAGCCAGCCACATGCCTAGAGAAATGCTTGTTGAACTCTGGTCTAAGCTGAGAGTCATACTCTACGAGCTAATAGACCTAGATATAGAGCATACAAGCAAGTTCAGCGAGCACTTGAAGAAGCTTATGGAGGATAACGCCTTGAATCCTCTCTTCATGATCGAGAAGGGGGAGAGGGAGGGCGGGAGGAGGGTTTCACCGACAATATAG
- a CDS encoding PAC2 family protein has product MSVKPARTVRFQDVLIYEYPEGASKPVNHLVLSFPDTGLVSSIIGRHLVVHEGFKLAGEVDLPQLHSISVVHDGRALSPVQIYRLESRSVMLVLSEVPLPPDATASLIDAVLSYSSSLGVKSILAVTGIAVPNRLDLEKPGVFVLPIGEWIDISRLQVEELKEGFITGAYATLIREAKKRSLNALVIFVESFYDIPDPESAAIGLQVLSRIIGFEVSVDKLLEEAEALKLRLRDLMRQTRDAMSRTSKDLEARMPLMYT; this is encoded by the coding sequence ATGAGCGTGAAGCCTGCTAGAACAGTTAGGTTTCAGGATGTATTAATATACGAGTATCCTGAAGGAGCCTCCAAGCCCGTGAACCACCTGGTCCTCAGCTTCCCTGACACAGGTCTCGTGTCATCAATTATCGGCAGGCATCTCGTCGTCCACGAGGGCTTTAAGCTTGCTGGAGAAGTAGATCTACCGCAACTCCACAGTATCTCAGTAGTGCATGATGGCAGGGCTTTAAGCCCTGTGCAGATTTACCGCTTGGAGAGTCGAAGCGTGATGCTAGTACTCTCCGAGGTACCTCTACCACCGGATGCCACTGCATCCTTGATTGACGCGGTACTATCGTACTCGAGTAGCCTGGGTGTTAAAAGCATACTAGCTGTCACAGGTATTGCCGTGCCAAACAGGCTGGATTTAGAGAAGCCCGGGGTATTTGTTCTCCCGATAGGAGAGTGGATAGATATCAGTAGACTTCAAGTAGAAGAGTTAAAGGAGGGCTTTATAACAGGAGCCTATGCTACACTGATCAGGGAGGCTAAGAAGAGGAGTTTAAATGCCCTAGTAATATTCGTTGAATCCTTCTACGATATACCGGATCCAGAGTCAGCTGCCATCGGCCTTCAGGTTCTCTCGAGGATCATAGGCTTCGAGGTCAGCGTGGATAAGCTACTCGAGGAAGCTGAAGCATTAAAGCTCAGGCTACGCGATTTAATGAGGCAGACACGGGATGCTATGAGTAGAACCAGTAAGGATCTAGAGGCTAGAATGCCCTTAATGTACACGTAG
- a CDS encoding Hsp20/alpha crystallin family protein, with protein sequence MSLEPFDEFIRRIRELVRSLEESASRLETTRREFIEPLYSVYEYTDRYVIVVDMPMADFNVLSVDLRGRRLSLECRLRSDVRFERWSMHRTTGFKYYRLELQLPEDVVPEEASIESIRSKSMVKITIPRRIRR encoded by the coding sequence ATGAGCTTGGAGCCATTTGATGAGTTCATTAGGAGGATTAGAGAGCTAGTGAGGAGCCTAGAGGAGTCTGCTAGCAGGCTGGAAACCACGAGGAGAGAGTTCATTGAGCCATTGTATAGTGTATACGAGTACACGGATAGATACGTGATAGTAGTAGACATGCCGATGGCCGACTTCAACGTGCTCTCAGTTGACTTGAGAGGGCGGAGGCTCAGCTTAGAGTGCAGGCTGAGAAGTGATGTGAGATTCGAGAGGTGGAGCATGCATAGGACTACTGGGTTCAAGTACTACAGGCTTGAGCTACAGCTACCAGAGGATGTAGTACCAGAGGAGGCCAGCATTGAGAGCATTCGATCCAAGTCAATGGTGAAGATCACTATACCCAGGAGGATCAGGCGGTAG
- the rnhB gene encoding ribonuclease HII: protein MSGRLIVEIGIDEAGRGPFIGDMVIAGVAAPRSVFEELSRIGLKDSKAISPSRRRMLLQEIVSRGVDIAAVYVAPHLVDSSNMNRLEYTVMCSLLELLSYSHMLKSSNSLVKIYVDEVKGYGRLLEECAVRVYGGIEVHVEPDADAKYPAVSAASIVAKVFRDNGIRALKLIAGEIGSGYPSDPTSRRWLTTAYTSMPEPPVYVRRSWGLLRELAPGWYTVKHAKHSRTRSLLDYTGVSQHGDKSTG, encoded by the coding sequence GTGAGCGGCAGGCTGATTGTAGAGATAGGTATTGATGAAGCAGGGAGAGGCCCCTTCATAGGAGACATGGTTATAGCCGGCGTGGCTGCCCCTAGAAGCGTCTTCGAAGAGCTCTCTAGAATCGGCTTAAAGGATAGTAAAGCTATTAGTCCTTCTAGAAGACGCATGCTGCTACAGGAGATCGTGTCTAGAGGTGTTGACATCGCAGCTGTCTACGTTGCACCACACCTAGTTGACTCGAGTAATATGAATAGACTAGAGTACACTGTGATGTGCAGTCTACTAGAACTCCTCTCATACAGCCATATGCTGAAATCCTCCAACAGCCTTGTAAAGATATACGTGGATGAAGTTAAAGGCTATGGGAGGCTCCTCGAGGAGTGCGCAGTGAGAGTCTACGGTGGCATTGAGGTACATGTAGAGCCAGACGCTGACGCTAAGTACCCTGCTGTCTCAGCTGCAAGCATAGTAGCCAAGGTGTTCAGAGACAACGGTATTAGAGCACTTAAGTTAATTGCTGGTGAAATAGGCTCAGGATACCCTAGCGATCCTACTTCAAGAAGATGGCTGACTACAGCTTACACGAGTATGCCGGAGCCCCCGGTATACGTTAGGAGGAGCTGGGGGCTGCTGAGAGAGCTTGCACCAGGATGGTATACTGTTAAGCATGCTAAACACTCGAGAACTAGAAGCCTACTAGACTACACAGGGGTCTCCCAGCATGGTGACAAATCTACCGGCTGA
- a CDS encoding TGS domain-containing protein, with protein sequence MVTNLPAEAKAKWLKVIEARTPEEKIKALEDFLSSVPKHKGTEKLRLWATRRLAELREEVEERKRKKAGRGVSFLVEKAGDVQVVVAGPPNTGKSMLVNRLTGAKTIIADYPYATVTPVPGMLKYEDIYIQLVDSPPLARSSRMLNRVLGLVRNADGLLIVLDAARNPLGELEETLEILEESGILVTKPRGRVVVEVYRSGGRGIRFTLMGRLVNATLDDARRLLEEYRVYNAHVKIYGEVELDDIEQALFGSIVYKPTVVFINKIDEAGSVEQVADAIRGRGIPAVLAGSALKGVGLESVGEALFKQLELVRVYTKSPNTQPSSKPLVLRRGATIRDVAEEIHKDFVRNFQYARVWGRSVHYPGEKVGLDHVVEDKDIIEIHIKG encoded by the coding sequence ATGGTGACAAATCTACCGGCTGAAGCTAAAGCTAAATGGCTTAAAGTCATTGAGGCTAGAACCCCTGAGGAGAAGATTAAAGCTCTAGAAGACTTTCTATCCAGCGTGCCTAAGCATAAGGGTACAGAGAAGCTTAGACTATGGGCTACGCGGAGGCTAGCAGAGCTGAGAGAGGAGGTTGAGGAGAGGAAGAGGAAGAAGGCTGGGCGTGGAGTATCCTTCCTCGTAGAGAAAGCCGGGGATGTTCAGGTTGTTGTAGCAGGCCCGCCTAATACTGGTAAGAGCATGCTTGTAAACAGGCTTACCGGCGCCAAGACTATTATAGCTGACTACCCTTACGCTACAGTGACACCTGTACCAGGCATGCTGAAGTACGAGGATATTTATATTCAGCTAGTAGACTCGCCGCCACTCGCTAGGAGTAGCAGGATGCTCAACAGGGTTCTAGGGCTTGTTAGAAATGCTGATGGACTCCTAATAGTCCTAGATGCTGCACGCAACCCTCTAGGTGAGCTCGAGGAGACACTAGAGATACTAGAGGAGTCGGGTATACTAGTCACTAAGCCTCGTGGAAGAGTAGTTGTAGAAGTCTACAGGAGCGGGGGGCGCGGGATACGCTTTACTCTAATGGGTAGGCTGGTTAATGCAACTCTCGATGATGCACGCAGGCTGCTAGAAGAGTACAGAGTGTACAATGCTCACGTGAAGATATATGGTGAGGTAGAGTTAGACGACATCGAGCAAGCATTATTCGGGAGCATAGTCTATAAGCCTACAGTAGTATTCATTAATAAAATCGATGAAGCAGGCAGCGTGGAGCAAGTCGCCGATGCTATTAGAGGTAGAGGTATCCCGGCTGTATTAGCAGGCTCAGCTCTAAAAGGTGTAGGCTTGGAGAGCGTGGGGGAAGCCCTCTTCAAGCAGCTAGAACTAGTGAGAGTCTACACTAAGTCACCTAACACTCAGCCCTCCAGTAAGCCACTAGTACTCAGGAGAGGGGCGACTATTAGAGATGTCGCTGAGGAGATACACAAGGATTTCGTGAGAAACTTCCAGTATGCTAGAGTATGGGGGAGATCCGTCCACTACCCTGGCGAGAAAGTCGGGTTAGACCATGTTGTTGAAGACAAGGATATAATTGAAATACATATTAAAGGATAA
- the glmM gene encoding phosphoglucosamine mutase — MSGQSRFFGTDGVRGVLNEDLNPEFLVRLGLAIGSFFEKGSRILVGMDARAGGDIIKHLVIAAVMSTGVKVYDAGLTPTPALQYAVKSKGFDGGIMVTASHNPPEYNGVKVIGPHGIEVDRDEERVIEELFWENKFRRISWREALHRVEAYPYVNEEYVKAVISHVDAEKVRAKGFKILVDPANSVGVLTTPLIARELGVKPVVVNGSLDPLFPGRLPEPTAENLAETARLVVDVGAVIGVAHDADADRAIIIDDKGVVQWGDRSATLLARYLHEKGLTGRVYTAVSSSIVVEDVLKPLGVEVVWLKVGSVDIAHTMRRSGDALCGFEENGGFMYPPHQYVRDGGLKTALFLEMLATYGKKASELFAELPRYYVLKTKYRMDREKALKAVEIVKEAFKNERLITIDGVKVVSRDYWLLVRPSGTEPLLRVMIEAKSKEQLAELSSYVESLVKEAEEH; from the coding sequence ATGAGTGGTCAGTCCAGGTTCTTCGGTACAGATGGAGTTAGAGGAGTACTAAACGAGGATTTAAACCCTGAGTTCCTTGTTAGGCTTGGATTAGCCATTGGATCCTTCTTCGAGAAGGGGTCTAGGATACTTGTAGGCATGGATGCTAGAGCAGGAGGCGATATCATAAAGCACTTGGTGATAGCTGCAGTAATGTCTACAGGAGTGAAAGTATATGATGCAGGGTTAACGCCAACACCAGCATTACAGTACGCTGTGAAATCCAAGGGGTTTGACGGCGGTATAATGGTGACAGCAAGCCACAACCCCCCTGAGTATAACGGCGTGAAGGTCATCGGCCCGCACGGGATAGAAGTAGATAGAGATGAAGAGAGAGTTATCGAGGAGTTATTCTGGGAGAACAAGTTTAGGAGAATCAGCTGGAGGGAGGCACTACACCGTGTTGAAGCATACCCGTATGTGAACGAAGAGTACGTTAAAGCTGTTATAAGCCACGTGGATGCTGAGAAGGTTAGAGCAAAGGGATTCAAGATCCTAGTAGATCCAGCTAATAGTGTGGGTGTTCTTACAACACCACTAATAGCTCGAGAGCTAGGTGTTAAACCAGTAGTAGTAAACGGCTCACTAGACCCCTTATTCCCTGGGAGGCTGCCTGAGCCTACAGCAGAGAATCTAGCTGAGACAGCCAGGCTTGTAGTAGATGTAGGCGCAGTAATAGGTGTAGCCCATGATGCAGATGCTGATAGAGCAATAATAATCGATGATAAAGGAGTAGTACAGTGGGGGGATCGCTCAGCAACTCTTCTAGCAAGATACCTCCACGAGAAGGGTTTAACTGGGAGGGTGTATACAGCTGTCTCCTCTAGTATTGTAGTTGAGGATGTCTTAAAGCCGCTTGGTGTTGAAGTAGTATGGCTTAAGGTTGGAAGCGTGGATATAGCTCACACAATGAGGAGGAGCGGGGATGCTTTATGCGGGTTTGAGGAGAACGGGGGCTTCATGTATCCTCCACACCAGTACGTGAGGGATGGAGGCTTAAAGACAGCTCTCTTCCTTGAAATGCTAGCCACCTACGGGAAGAAGGCTTCAGAGCTCTTCGCAGAGCTGCCGAGATACTATGTCTTGAAAACCAAGTATAGGATGGATCGCGAGAAAGCCTTGAAAGCCGTCGAGATAGTTAAAGAGGCATTTAAAAACGAGCGCTTGATAACTATTGATGGTGTTAAAGTAGTCTCTAGAGACTACTGGCTTCTCGTGCGTCCAAGTGGAACTGAGCCGCTTCTACGCGTCATGATTGAAGCGAAGAGCAAGGAGCAGCTAGCTGAACTATCATCCTACGTAGAGTCACTGGTGAAAGAGGCTGAGGAGCATTGA
- a CDS encoding PLP-dependent cysteine synthase family protein: protein MRLVEAGGLREVDLKLEEYINALGDLISTWRAPLIHARGNIVVDEDVVVYKALREFKVKYIPVADREDERGEVPLDLLDPFYNVRCSDARVYDSLAELVALDNPTPLVRLKLLEDQGVRVWAKLEWYHPFSLSIKDRVAWYMLQRLLEKNIKPSVVYEPSSTNTGLALAGLGNYYGIKTRVYLPSTAQRCIEYVFQAMGAEVRRESTPITTGMLGKVILEASRDNATVLNQFENDYNFLVHLSYTAKEIDYQLARKNVKPNAIVSGLGTSGHLSALSFYFKKRYKNIKVIGVQPAQDSSIPGLRRVETGVKWLHMVEVDGIIDVTLEEALEGMLRVARSDGVLPGFSAGAVVHALVKLAEEGLVRGDVVVVFPDHGTKYTELLETLVARECVES from the coding sequence ATGAGGCTGGTTGAAGCAGGAGGGCTTAGAGAAGTAGACTTAAAGCTCGAAGAATATATTAATGCTCTCGGAGACTTGATCTCCACGTGGAGAGCTCCGTTAATCCATGCTAGAGGAAATATAGTAGTAGATGAAGATGTAGTAGTATATAAGGCTCTACGCGAGTTCAAGGTGAAATACATTCCTGTAGCTGATAGAGAAGATGAGAGAGGAGAAGTTCCATTAGACCTACTAGACCCATTCTACAATGTACGCTGCAGTGATGCGAGAGTATACGATTCACTCGCCGAGCTAGTAGCATTAGACAACCCGACACCACTAGTTAGATTAAAGCTACTCGAGGATCAAGGTGTGAGAGTATGGGCTAAGCTGGAATGGTACCATCCATTCAGCCTTAGCATTAAGGATAGAGTAGCCTGGTACATGCTTCAGAGACTACTCGAGAAGAACATTAAGCCCAGCGTGGTTTACGAGCCCTCTTCAACTAACACAGGGCTGGCTCTCGCAGGGCTGGGAAACTACTATGGGATTAAAACAAGAGTCTACCTTCCATCCACAGCTCAGAGATGCATTGAGTACGTGTTTCAAGCTATGGGTGCAGAGGTGAGAAGAGAGAGTACTCCTATAACAACAGGCATGCTAGGTAAAGTTATACTAGAAGCCTCTAGAGATAACGCCACCGTGTTAAACCAGTTCGAGAACGACTACAACTTCCTAGTCCACCTCAGCTATACAGCTAAGGAAATAGACTACCAGCTAGCGAGAAAGAATGTTAAGCCTAACGCTATAGTATCCGGGCTTGGTACAAGCGGGCATCTCTCAGCTCTCTCATTCTACTTCAAGAAACGGTACAAGAACATCAAGGTTATAGGCGTGCAGCCAGCCCAAGACTCCAGTATACCAGGATTGAGGAGAGTAGAGACAGGTGTTAAATGGCTACACATGGTTGAAGTAGACGGGATCATAGATGTAACACTCGAAGAAGCTCTTGAAGGCATGCTAAGAGTAGCTAGAAGCGACGGAGTACTCCCAGGCTTTAGTGCTGGAGCCGTAGTACACGCTCTAGTAAAGCTCGCCGAGGAGGGGTTAGTGAGAGGTGATGTTGTAGTAGTATTCCCAGACCATGGAACCAAGTATACTGAGCTACTAGAGACGCTTGTAGCCAGGGAGTGCGTTGAAAGCTAG